The Accipiter gentilis chromosome 19, bAccGen1.1, whole genome shotgun sequence genome has a window encoding:
- the LOC126048501 gene encoding olfactory receptor 51G2-like, protein MEHDSHTTWEFNGSFYQPSAFLMMGIPGLEGLHHWISIPFCTLYFIALLGNCMILFIIKKTQSLHEPMYYFLSMLAVTDLGLVLCTLPTTLGIFWFNMRRIGFDACLTQMYFIHILSFIESSVLLAMAFDRFIAISHPLRHSSILTKTTVIKIGLAIILRGMVSLLPIPFLLKRLTYCGKTELSHSFCFHPDIMNLACADIKVNVFYGMIILLSTVGMDFIFIVLSYILIIKTVISLATKEECLKALNTCVSHICAVLVFFIPMIGLSMIHRFGKNVPPLVNTLVAYTYLIIPPALNPIIYSIKSSHIREALLRALRRKSESDW, encoded by the coding sequence ATGGAGCATGACTCACATACCACGTGGGAATTCAATGGCTCCTTCTATCAGCCTTCAGCTTTCCTCATGATGGGCATCCCAGGCCTGGAAGGCCTTCACCACTGGATCTCCATCCCTTTCTGTACACTGTACTTTATTGCTCTCTTGGGAAACTGCATGATCCTATTCATCATAAAGAAGACCCAAAGTCTTCACGAACCAATGTACTACTTCCTCTCCATGTTGGCAGTCACTGACCTGGGCTTGGTTCTGTGTACACTGCCTACTACTCTGGGCATTTTTTGGTTTAATATGCGAAGAATTGGGTTTGATGCTTGCCTTACTCAGATGTATTTCATCCACATACTGTCCTTCATTGAATCCTCTGTGCTCCTGGCAATGGCATTTGACCGCTTCATTGCCATCTCCCATCCACTGAGACACTCATCCATACTGACCAAGACGACTGTCATAAAAATAGGTCTGGCAATTATATTGAGGGGTATGGTCTCCCTCCTTCCCATACCCTTCTTGCTCAAGAGACTAACCTATTGTGGGAAGACTGagctttctcattctttttgctTCCATCCTGATATCATGAACCTAGCATGTGCAGATATAAAAGTCAATGTCTTCTACGGTATGATTATCCTCTTATCAACAGTGGGGATGGACTTCAtcttcattgtgctgtcctacaTCCTAATCATTAAAACTGTTATCAGCCTTGCAACCAAGGAGGAGTGTCTCAAGGCTTTGAATACATGTGTTTCCCACATCTGTGCTGTTCTAGTGTTCTTCATCCCAATGATTGGACTGTCCATGATCCATCGCTTTGGAAagaatgttcctcctctggttaACACTTTGGTGGCATACACCTACCTTATAATTCCCCCTGCTCTCAACCCCATTATCTACAGCATAAAATCCAGCCACATCCGTGAGGCTTTGCTCAGGGCACTGCGGAGGAAGAGTGAATCTGACTGGTAG